One genomic segment of Methylocystis sp. SC2 includes these proteins:
- a CDS encoding DUF6629 family protein yields the protein MCYSLEASITAGLGLGLAGYGMVSKALRHDRRMLLFAAFPLVFSAHQFVEAAVWLTRADPIAGQPYRYLYTLIAFTVWPVLTPIAAAYAESDPERRRLWRTMGGIGFVLAAYLTAQLAGADGIDLSVYRHSLAYDPLFERPPLVTDLLYLVLTVSPLVFSERRAINIFGAAVFLTFVAALAANRPAWYSVWCLAAAVFSLVIALGIEEERSSDFDELEMQR from the coding sequence ATGTGCTATTCGCTTGAGGCAAGCATTACGGCTGGGCTCGGCCTGGGATTGGCGGGCTACGGCATGGTCTCAAAAGCGCTGCGCCACGACCGGCGCATGTTGCTGTTCGCCGCATTCCCGCTGGTGTTTTCCGCGCATCAGTTCGTCGAGGCTGCGGTGTGGCTCACGCGCGCCGATCCCATCGCCGGCCAGCCTTATCGCTATCTCTACACGCTGATCGCGTTTACGGTTTGGCCCGTCCTGACGCCCATCGCCGCCGCCTATGCAGAGTCTGATCCTGAACGAAGGCGTCTATGGCGAACCATGGGCGGCATAGGCTTCGTCCTGGCCGCTTATCTGACCGCGCAACTTGCCGGCGCGGACGGCATCGATCTCTCGGTGTATCGGCATTCTCTCGCCTATGACCCGCTGTTTGAGCGGCCGCCGCTCGTGACCGACTTGCTCTATCTGGTGCTCACCGTCTCGCCGCTCGTTTTCAGCGAGCGAAGGGCGATCAATATTTTCGGCGCAGCGGTGTTCTTGACCTTTGTCGCGGCGCTCGCCGCCAATCGTCCGGCCTGGTATTCAGTCTGGTGTCTCGCTGCGGCGGTTTTCAGCCTCGTCATCGCGCTTGGCATCGAGGAAGAGCGCAGCTCCGACTTCGACGAACTGGAAATGCAGCGCTAG
- a CDS encoding DUF1328 domain-containing protein, whose amino-acid sequence MGNLMYWAVVFLVVALIAGFLGFGGVAGVAVDGARILFWLALVLLVVSVVLGLIRRA is encoded by the coding sequence ATGGGCAACCTTATGTATTGGGCCGTCGTGTTTCTGGTCGTCGCCCTCATCGCCGGCTTCCTGGGCTTTGGCGGCGTCGCCGGCGTGGCGGTGGACGGCGCCCGGATATTGTTCTGGCTGGCGCTGGTTCTGCTCGTCGTGTCGGTCGTTCTCGGCCTTATTCGGCGCGCTTGA
- a CDS encoding NAD(+) synthase, with protein MTHPFYCLHTHGFVRVAVATPNVRVADPAFNMARTIELAREADHHGASLVLFPELGISSYAIDDLLHQEALLDAVDMALVELVEASRGIHPLIVVGAPLRHRGRLYNCAVAILRGRALAVTPKIYLPNYREFYEQRHFASGAFISGEDIEVAGQTAPFGSDTLLEATDFPGLVIHTEVCEDVWVPIPPSARAALAGATVLLNLSASNAIVGKSDYRETLCAAHSARCLAAYLYSAAGQGESTTDLAWDGEALICEKGDVLAKAPRFSNEPQLTLADVDIGRLLAERMRQGTFGACADVEQGATQYRRIAFELAAACDRDLGFLREVGRFPFVPADETRLAELCFEAFNIQSHGLEQRLRATKIKKAVIGVSGGLDSTQALLVAVTAMDALGLPRENVLGFTLPAFATSESTKANAWRLMRALGVTAQEIDVTAACKQMLADIDHPAARGEAVYDTTYENVQAGARTSLLFRLANRHGALVIGTGDLSELALGWSTYGVGDQMSHYNVNASVPKTLIQHLIRWCARDARFGAETVTVLEDILATEISPELVPGEARQRTEDTVGPYALQDFNLYYTTRYGFSPAKIAFLAWRAWRHAAAGSWPVGVREEDKVAYDLSTIKHWLGVFVKRFFEGSQFKRSALPNGPKVSSGGSLSPRGDWRAPSDSVADVWVRSLDDIP; from the coding sequence ATGACCCACCCCTTCTATTGCCTCCACACGCATGGCTTTGTCCGCGTCGCGGTCGCGACGCCGAACGTGCGAGTCGCCGATCCGGCGTTCAATATGGCGCGGACGATCGAACTGGCGCGCGAGGCCGATCACCACGGCGCTTCGCTCGTGCTGTTTCCCGAGTTGGGGATCTCCTCTTACGCGATCGACGATCTCCTGCATCAGGAGGCGCTGCTCGACGCCGTCGACATGGCGCTCGTCGAACTTGTCGAGGCGTCTCGCGGCATTCATCCGCTGATCGTCGTCGGCGCGCCGCTGCGCCATCGCGGCCGTCTCTATAATTGCGCCGTCGCGATCCTGCGCGGCCGCGCGCTCGCCGTGACGCCCAAGATCTATCTGCCGAACTATCGCGAGTTTTACGAACAGCGCCATTTCGCTTCGGGCGCTTTCATCTCCGGCGAGGACATCGAGGTCGCGGGACAAACCGCGCCCTTCGGCTCCGATACGCTTCTGGAAGCGACGGATTTCCCCGGCCTTGTGATCCACACCGAGGTTTGCGAGGACGTCTGGGTTCCCATCCCTCCGTCGGCGCGGGCGGCGCTCGCGGGCGCCACGGTGCTGCTCAATCTCTCCGCGTCGAATGCGATCGTCGGCAAGTCGGACTATCGCGAGACTCTCTGCGCGGCGCATTCGGCGCGCTGCCTTGCGGCCTATCTCTATTCGGCCGCGGGGCAGGGAGAGTCGACGACGGACCTCGCCTGGGACGGCGAAGCGCTGATCTGCGAGAAGGGCGACGTTCTCGCCAAGGCGCCGCGCTTTTCAAACGAGCCGCAGCTGACGCTCGCCGACGTTGATATTGGTCGTCTTCTCGCCGAGCGCATGCGGCAGGGGACGTTCGGCGCCTGCGCCGACGTTGAGCAGGGCGCCACGCAATATCGGCGCATCGCTTTCGAACTCGCCGCGGCTTGCGACCGCGATCTCGGATTTCTGCGCGAGGTCGGACGCTTTCCCTTTGTCCCGGCGGATGAAACGCGGCTCGCCGAGCTTTGTTTCGAGGCGTTCAACATACAATCGCATGGTCTCGAACAACGGCTGCGCGCCACGAAAATCAAAAAGGCGGTGATCGGCGTCTCTGGCGGACTCGACTCCACTCAGGCGCTGCTCGTCGCCGTGACGGCGATGGATGCGCTCGGTCTGCCGCGCGAAAATGTGCTCGGCTTCACGCTGCCGGCCTTCGCCACGAGCGAAAGCACCAAAGCCAACGCTTGGCGGCTGATGCGCGCGCTCGGCGTCACCGCGCAGGAAATCGATGTCACCGCCGCTTGCAAGCAAATGCTCGCCGACATCGATCATCCGGCTGCGCGCGGCGAAGCGGTTTACGACACGACTTATGAGAATGTGCAGGCCGGCGCGCGCACCTCGCTGCTGTTTCGTCTCGCGAACCGACATGGCGCGCTCGTCATCGGCACTGGCGATCTTTCCGAACTCGCTCTCGGTTGGTCGACCTATGGCGTCGGCGATCAGATGTCGCATTACAACGTCAACGCCTCGGTCCCCAAGACGCTCATTCAACATCTCATTCGCTGGTGCGCGCGCGACGCGCGCTTCGGCGCTGAGACGGTAACCGTGCTCGAGGACATTCTCGCGACGGAAATTTCCCCCGAGCTCGTGCCAGGAGAGGCGCGACAGCGGACCGAGGATACGGTCGGGCCATATGCGCTGCAGGACTTCAATCTCTACTATACGACGCGATACGGATTTTCGCCCGCGAAGATCGCCTTTCTTGCTTGGCGCGCTTGGCGGCATGCGGCCGCCGGGTCATGGCCTGTCGGCGTGCGCGAAGAGGACAAGGTCGCCTATGACCTCTCGACGATCAAACATTGGCTCGGCGTTTTCGTGAAGCGATTCTTTGAGGGAAGCCAGTTCAAACGGTCGGCGCTGCCCAATGGACCAAAAGTCAGTTCGGGAGGATCGCTGTCGCCGCGCGGCGATTGGCGCGCGCCTTCGGATTCTGTTGCGGACGTCTGGGTGCGTTCGCTTGACGACATACCCTGA
- a CDS encoding type II toxin-antitoxin system death-on-curing family toxin yields the protein MSGRRTDYPTVAEILAIHDDLIERYGGAAGVRDPGQLEAALFRPQTGYYADEIAQAAALWESLSQNHAFVDGNKRVAFAAMFAFLTINGISLIANADEAWSFASALYEKDAFRFETLEAWLRQNCQ from the coding sequence GTGAGCGGCAGGCGAACCGACTATCCGACGGTCGCCGAGATACTCGCCATTCACGATGATCTGATCGAACGATATGGCGGCGCGGCGGGCGTGCGCGATCCTGGTCAGCTCGAAGCGGCGTTGTTTCGCCCGCAAACGGGCTATTATGCCGACGAGATCGCGCAAGCGGCCGCCCTGTGGGAAAGTCTTTCACAGAACCACGCCTTCGTCGACGGCAACAAGCGCGTCGCCTTCGCGGCGATGTTCGCCTTTCTCACGATCAACGGAATTTCACTTATCGCGAATGCGGACGAAGCGTGGAGCTTCGCTTCTGCGCTCTACGAGAAAGACGCGTTTCGCTTCGAGACGCTGGAGGCGTGGTTGCGCCAGAACTGCCAATGA
- a CDS encoding nuclear transport factor 2 family protein, with amino-acid sequence METGLDAEALCKRYLNALNKGDLSAVCSLFTADAVAHSPLYGVRPAREFYAELFADTNRSETTLLNLFDSSANGSALALHFRYVWTLKSGKAVAFECVDVFELSEDRNQFTKIVIIYDTAHLRADFETHRGE; translated from the coding sequence ATGGAGACCGGATTGGACGCGGAAGCCCTCTGCAAACGCTACTTGAACGCGCTGAACAAGGGCGATCTATCCGCCGTGTGCAGCCTTTTCACCGCCGACGCTGTCGCTCACTCTCCGCTTTATGGCGTCCGACCCGCCAGGGAGTTCTACGCCGAGCTGTTCGCGGATACGAACCGTTCCGAAACCACGCTCCTGAACCTCTTCGACAGCTCCGCCAACGGCTCTGCGCTGGCGCTTCATTTTCGCTATGTCTGGACATTGAAGAGCGGCAAGGCGGTCGCTTTCGAATGCGTAGATGTTTTCGAGCTTTCGGAAGACAGAAATCAGTTCACGAAAATCGTGATCATTTACGACACGGCGCATCTTCGGGCGGATTTTGAAACACATAGAGGTGAATGA
- a CDS encoding glutathione S-transferase family protein gives MLKLVIGNKRYSSWSMRPWILMKEFRLPFEEVVIPLYREESKSALLAHSPAGKVPILRDGDTNVWDSLAIVEYLADLYPNLLIWPQDRETRAHARALACEMHSGFAALRSECPMNFGRSPRPASLTEAARADADRIGAAWRDALARYGGPFLFGRFGAADAMFAPVVQRFESYMVSVSDEAQHYMRTIKSLASWKEWSLSARREEWCLPQNERD, from the coding sequence ATGCTCAAACTCGTCATCGGCAACAAGCGCTATTCTTCCTGGTCGATGCGGCCATGGATTTTGATGAAGGAGTTTCGTCTTCCTTTCGAGGAGGTCGTCATCCCGCTCTACCGTGAGGAATCTAAAAGCGCGCTTCTCGCGCATTCTCCCGCGGGGAAGGTTCCGATCCTGCGCGACGGCGACACGAACGTCTGGGATTCGCTGGCGATCGTCGAATATCTCGCCGACCTATATCCCAATCTTCTCATCTGGCCTCAAGACAGAGAAACCCGCGCTCATGCGCGGGCGCTTGCCTGCGAGATGCACTCGGGCTTCGCGGCGCTGCGCAGCGAATGCCCGATGAATTTCGGTCGATCGCCGCGGCCGGCCTCATTGACGGAGGCGGCCCGCGCCGACGCCGACCGCATCGGCGCGGCGTGGCGAGACGCGCTGGCGCGTTACGGCGGGCCATTTCTTTTCGGGCGATTTGGCGCCGCCGACGCCATGTTTGCGCCCGTCGTCCAGCGATTCGAAAGCTACATGGTCTCCGTGTCGGATGAAGCGCAGCATTATATGCGCACAATCAAATCGCTTGCGTCCTGGAAGGAGTGGAGCCTGTCCGCTCGGAGGGAGGAATGGTGCCTGCCACAAAATGAGCGCGACTGA
- a CDS encoding sodium-translocating pyrophosphatase: MVLFLTIVFGLMSIVYGVKTSQELLAADPGSARMQEISGAVAEGAQAYLNRQYRTIAMVGGVIFVILVILLGWAVAFGFLLGAVLSGAAGYIGMNVSVRANVRTAQAATKSLAGGLDIAFKAGAVTGLLVAGLALLGVAVYYAILTWFLGYALSDRTVVDALVALGFGGSLISIFARLGGGIFTKGADVGADLVGKVEAGIPEDDPRNPATIADNVGDNVGDCAGMAADLFETYAVTVVATMVLASIFFAGQEGLSSAMIYPLAIGGLSILTSIAGTYFVKMGDDDTAWGKFAAPYFKQLGIDDSIMGALYKGLIAAGALSVGGLFLATTFTVGWGEIGKANGEAIHGYGLFLSGVLGLIVTGAIVYITEYYTGTGKRPVVSIAQASVTGHGTNVIQGLAVSLESTAAPALVIVLGIILTYELGGLYGTAIAVTTMLGLAGMVVALDAFGPVTDNAGGIAEMAGLPKEVRRNTDALDAVGNTTKAVTKGYAIGSAGLGALVLFAAYTNDLKHFIDDGVPFFKGVTKVDFDLSNPYVVAGLLFGGLIPYLFGGIAMTAVGRAAGSVVVEVRRQFKEKPGIMAGTDRPDYGRAVDMLTQAAIKEMIVPSLLPVLAPIVAFVVAWILGGKANAFAALGALLLGVIVNGLFVAISMTSGGGAWDNAKKSFEDGFIDKDGVKHEKGSEAHKAAVTGDTVGDPYKDTAGPAVNPAIKITNIVALLMLAILAH, translated from the coding sequence ATGGTTCTGTTTCTAACCATCGTCTTCGGATTGATGTCTATCGTCTACGGCGTGAAGACCTCGCAGGAATTGCTGGCGGCGGATCCGGGGTCGGCCCGAATGCAGGAGATTTCGGGCGCCGTGGCCGAGGGCGCGCAGGCCTATCTCAATCGCCAATACAGAACCATCGCCATGGTTGGCGGCGTGATCTTCGTCATCCTCGTCATTCTGCTCGGTTGGGCGGTGGCCTTCGGCTTCCTGCTCGGCGCGGTGCTCTCCGGCGCGGCCGGCTATATCGGCATGAACGTCTCGGTGCGCGCCAATGTCCGCACGGCGCAGGCGGCGACGAAATCGCTCGCCGGCGGCCTCGACATCGCCTTCAAGGCCGGCGCGGTCACCGGACTTCTTGTCGCCGGCCTCGCGCTGCTTGGCGTCGCCGTCTATTACGCGATCCTGACCTGGTTCCTCGGCTATGCGCTCTCGGATCGCACTGTCGTCGACGCGCTCGTGGCGCTCGGCTTTGGCGGGTCGCTGATCTCGATTTTCGCCCGTCTTGGCGGCGGCATCTTCACCAAGGGCGCTGACGTCGGCGCCGACCTCGTCGGCAAGGTCGAGGCCGGCATTCCCGAGGACGACCCACGCAATCCCGCCACGATCGCCGACAATGTCGGCGACAATGTCGGCGACTGCGCCGGCATGGCGGCCGACCTCTTCGAGACCTATGCGGTGACGGTCGTGGCCACCATGGTGCTCGCCTCGATCTTCTTCGCCGGTCAGGAAGGACTGTCGTCGGCGATGATCTATCCGCTCGCGATCGGCGGCCTGTCGATCCTCACCTCGATTGCCGGCACCTATTTCGTGAAGATGGGCGACGACGACACCGCATGGGGCAAATTCGCCGCGCCCTATTTCAAGCAGCTCGGCATCGACGACTCCATCATGGGCGCGCTTTACAAGGGCCTCATCGCCGCGGGCGCGCTGTCGGTCGGCGGGCTCTTCCTGGCGACGACCTTTACCGTCGGCTGGGGCGAGATCGGCAAGGCGAATGGCGAAGCCATTCACGGCTACGGCCTGTTCCTCTCCGGGGTGCTGGGCCTGATCGTCACGGGCGCCATCGTCTACATCACCGAATATTACACCGGCACCGGCAAGCGTCCGGTGGTGTCGATCGCTCAGGCGTCGGTGACCGGCCACGGCACCAATGTCATCCAGGGCCTCGCCGTATCGCTTGAATCGACGGCGGCCCCGGCGCTCGTCATCGTGCTCGGCATCATCCTCACCTATGAGCTCGGCGGCCTCTATGGCACGGCGATCGCGGTGACGACGATGCTCGGCCTCGCCGGCATGGTCGTGGCGCTCGACGCCTTCGGCCCCGTCACCGACAACGCCGGCGGCATCGCTGAAATGGCGGGCCTGCCGAAAGAGGTGCGTCGCAACACCGACGCGCTCGACGCCGTGGGCAACACCACGAAAGCGGTCACCAAGGGCTACGCCATCGGCTCGGCGGGCCTCGGCGCGCTGGTGCTCTTCGCCGCCTATACGAACGATCTGAAGCATTTCATCGATGACGGCGTGCCGTTCTTTAAGGGCGTCACGAAGGTGGATTTCGACCTGTCGAACCCTTACGTCGTCGCCGGCCTTCTCTTCGGCGGCCTCATTCCCTATCTCTTCGGCGGCATCGCCATGACGGCGGTCGGCCGCGCCGCCGGCTCGGTGGTCGTCGAGGTGCGCCGGCAGTTCAAGGAAAAGCCCGGCATCATGGCGGGCACGGACCGGCCGGATTACGGCCGCGCCGTCGACATGCTGACGCAGGCGGCGATCAAGGAAATGATCGTGCCCTCGCTGCTGCCGGTGCTGGCGCCGATCGTCGCCTTCGTCGTCGCCTGGATCCTCGGCGGCAAGGCCAACGCCTTCGCGGCGCTGGGCGCGTTGCTGCTGGGCGTCATCGTCAATGGGCTGTTCGTCGCCATTTCGATGACATCGGGCGGCGGCGCCTGGGACAATGCGAAGAAATCCTTCGAAGACGGCTTTATCGACAAGGATGGCGTCAAGCATGAGAAGGGCTCAGAGGCCCATAAGGCGGCGGTGACCGGCGACACGGTCGGCGACCCCTATAAGGACACCGCCGGCCCCGCCGTGAATCCGGCGATCAAGATCACCAATATCGTGGCGCTGCTGATGCTGGCGATCCTGGCGCACTGA
- the thiL gene encoding thiamine-phosphate kinase has protein sequence MPQRYSEDDIIARIFAPIAGAAALGLKDDAALLPPQSAPLVVTTDMIVAGVHFFADDAPALIAKKALRVNLSDLAAKGAEPIGFLLGLALPADWTNDWLDAFAAGLAEDARAYGAPLIGGDTGATPGPLTISITALGRAPRFVPRTGAKPGDAIFVSGPIGDAALGLALRRDPALARRLSDEARDYLIGRYLLPQPRVDLSAWLCANASAAMDISDGLAGDLAKLCRASGVSAVVDLASAPLSKAAREAIGIDPALFETAITGGDDYEILIAAACRAPPAAPACRIGEFVAGSAPPVWRDAHKKPVSFKKLSFQHF, from the coding sequence ATGCCGCAACGCTATAGCGAAGACGACATCATCGCCCGCATCTTCGCGCCGATCGCGGGCGCGGCGGCGCTGGGGCTGAAGGACGACGCCGCGCTTCTCCCTCCGCAAAGCGCGCCGCTCGTCGTCACCACCGACATGATCGTCGCCGGGGTGCATTTTTTTGCAGACGACGCGCCGGCGCTGATCGCCAAGAAGGCGCTGCGCGTCAATCTCTCCGATCTCGCCGCCAAGGGCGCCGAGCCGATCGGCTTTTTGTTGGGCCTCGCATTGCCCGCCGACTGGACCAACGACTGGCTCGACGCTTTCGCCGCCGGGCTCGCCGAGGACGCCCGCGCCTATGGCGCGCCGCTCATCGGCGGGGACACGGGGGCGACGCCAGGTCCGCTGACCATTTCGATTACGGCGCTCGGGCGCGCGCCGCGTTTCGTGCCCCGCACCGGCGCGAAGCCTGGAGACGCCATCTTCGTCTCGGGACCGATCGGCGACGCGGCGCTGGGTCTTGCGCTGCGCCGCGACCCGGCGCTGGCGCGACGACTGTCCGATGAGGCGCGCGACTATCTGATCGGGCGCTATCTGCTGCCGCAGCCGCGCGTCGATCTTTCGGCGTGGCTTTGCGCCAACGCCAGCGCCGCCATGGACATTTCCGACGGACTCGCGGGCGACCTCGCCAAGCTTTGCCGCGCGTCCGGCGTGAGCGCGGTCGTCGACCTCGCCTCCGCGCCATTGTCGAAGGCCGCGCGGGAGGCCATCGGCATCGATCCCGCCTTATTCGAAACGGCGATAACCGGCGGCGACGACTATGAAATCCTCATCGCCGCAGCATGCCGGGCGCCGCCTGCCGCGCCCGCCTGTCGGATCGGCGAATTTGTAGCGGGAAGCGCCCCGCCGGTTTGGCGCGACGCTCACAAAAAGCCGGTTTCTTTCAAAAAATTGTCCTTCCAACACTTCTGA
- the nusB gene encoding transcription antitermination factor NusB — protein sequence MSVDQRSASRLAIVQALYQMEVAGKGLNEIFAEFESHWIGREIEGAQYKPADPAFFRDVLQGVLTDQVAIDRQIDRALSGGWPLSRLESVMRAALRAGAYELRSRKDVPARVVIKEYVDVAGAFFGPTESGMVNAVLDRIAHEERAEELS from the coding sequence ATGAGCGTCGATCAACGCTCGGCGTCGCGTCTGGCGATCGTGCAGGCGCTGTATCAAATGGAAGTCGCCGGCAAAGGACTCAACGAGATTTTCGCCGAGTTCGAGTCTCACTGGATCGGGCGCGAGATCGAAGGCGCGCAATATAAGCCGGCGGACCCCGCTTTTTTTCGCGACGTGCTGCAAGGCGTGCTCACCGATCAGGTCGCCATCGACCGGCAGATCGATCGCGCGCTGTCCGGCGGCTGGCCGCTGTCGCGGTTGGAGTCGGTCATGCGCGCCGCCCTGCGCGCCGGCGCCTATGAGCTGCGCTCGCGCAAGGACGTTCCGGCGCGCGTCGTTATCAAGGAATATGTCGACGTCGCCGGCGCCTTTTTCGGACCGACCGAGTCGGGGATGGTGAACGCCGTGCTCGACAGGATCGCGCATGAGGAGCGCGCCGAGGAGCTGAGTTAG
- the ribH gene encoding 6,7-dimethyl-8-ribityllumazine synthase: MAGFAPDDADSAPVPGARILVVTTKFNAHIVAMLRNGALDALRALQAQATVIEVPGALEIATAAAIALDDAELAGAPYDGVVALGCVIRGETYHFELVANESTRALMNLSVSRRLPLGNGVLTVENEAQAIVRADPKQGDKGADAARAALALVRLKRGVV; the protein is encoded by the coding sequence ATGGCTGGTTTTGCACCCGACGACGCTGACTCTGCGCCCGTTCCCGGCGCGCGCATTCTCGTCGTCACGACGAAGTTCAACGCCCACATTGTCGCGATGCTGCGTAACGGCGCGCTTGACGCGTTGCGCGCGCTGCAGGCGCAGGCGACGGTGATCGAAGTCCCCGGCGCGCTGGAAATCGCCACAGCGGCCGCGATCGCGCTGGACGATGCGGAGCTTGCCGGCGCGCCATATGATGGAGTCGTTGCGCTCGGCTGCGTCATCCGCGGCGAGACCTATCATTTCGAACTTGTCGCCAATGAAAGCACGCGGGCGCTGATGAATCTTTCCGTCTCGCGCCGCCTGCCGCTCGGCAATGGCGTGCTCACTGTCGAGAATGAGGCGCAGGCGATCGTGCGCGCCGATCCCAAGCAGGGCGACAAGGGCGCCGACGCCGCGCGCGCGGCGCTCGCGCTCGTGCGCCTCAAACGGGGCGTCGTATGA
- a CDS encoding riboflavin synthase, with translation MFTGIVTDVGQVVSIAPRGELRRLRIACSYDADGIALGASIACSGVCLTVVAVAREGARTIFDVDAAAETLAVTTVGTWVVGTSINLERALKIGDELGGHIVTGHVDGIAKVLSREDFDDMSKFWIEAPRELSRFIAKKGSVALDGVSLTVNEVEENRFSVLLIPHTLSVTTLGGRRAGDALNIEVDLMARYAARLSVAG, from the coding sequence ATGTTCACCGGCATCGTCACCGATGTGGGCCAAGTGGTTTCGATCGCGCCGCGCGGCGAATTGCGCCGCCTGCGCATCGCATGTTCATACGATGCCGACGGCATCGCGCTAGGCGCCTCGATCGCCTGCTCGGGCGTGTGCCTGACGGTCGTCGCCGTCGCGCGTGAAGGCGCGCGAACGATTTTTGACGTCGACGCCGCCGCCGAAACGCTTGCGGTGACCACAGTCGGAACATGGGTTGTAGGAACCAGCATCAATCTCGAACGCGCCTTGAAGATCGGCGACGAACTTGGCGGCCATATCGTCACCGGTCATGTCGACGGGATCGCGAAAGTTTTGTCGCGCGAAGACTTCGATGACATGTCGAAATTCTGGATAGAGGCGCCACGAGAACTGTCGCGCTTCATCGCCAAGAAGGGCTCGGTCGCGCTCGACGGCGTGTCGCTGACGGTGAATGAGGTCGAAGAGAATCGCTTCTCCGTGCTGCTCATTCCGCATACGCTGAGCGTTACGACGCTCGGCGGACGCAGAGCAGGGGATGCGCTCAATATCGAAGTCGATCTGATGGCGCGCTATGCGGCAAGATTGAGCGTAGCGGGTTAG
- the ribD gene encoding bifunctional diaminohydroxyphosphoribosylaminopyrimidine deaminase/5-amino-6-(5-phosphoribosylamino)uracil reductase RibD gives MTIREAFPQTATDDAYMAAALALGRRNLGRAAPNPAVGALLVRDGVVIARGWTAPGGRPHAEAIAMAAAGEAARGATLYVTLEPCAHHGATPPCVDSIIAGGVARVVTALEDPDPRVSGDGHARLRNAGIEVLVGPGAAAARADHLGHILRVTRRRPMITLKLARTADGYAAGAAHDPRLHITGPVADAFTHVQRSLHDAIMIGAGTARDDDPLMTVRLPGMQQYKPLRLVLDEKLSLSPRSRLASTARETPLLVIAGAAVADEAAKAFEDATGAEVVRVATRDGVIDLMSALRLLADRGVTRVFSEGGPRVAESLLAAELADEVILHTAVKPLGRAGRPALTPAARAALEDDSRYRLIETRALGADAMTRYARVD, from the coding sequence ATGACGATCCGCGAAGCCTTTCCCCAGACTGCGACCGACGACGCCTATATGGCGGCGGCGTTGGCGCTTGGGCGGCGCAATCTGGGCCGCGCCGCGCCCAATCCGGCGGTCGGCGCGCTGCTCGTGCGCGACGGGGTCGTCATCGCGCGCGGCTGGACCGCGCCCGGCGGGCGCCCGCACGCCGAGGCGATCGCCATGGCCGCGGCGGGCGAGGCGGCGCGCGGCGCAACGCTTTACGTGACGCTGGAGCCCTGCGCGCATCATGGGGCGACGCCGCCTTGCGTCGACTCGATCATCGCCGGCGGCGTCGCCCGCGTCGTCACCGCGCTGGAGGACCCCGACCCGCGCGTCTCCGGCGACGGCCATGCGCGGCTGCGCAACGCCGGAATTGAAGTCCTCGTCGGTCCCGGCGCCGCCGCTGCGCGCGCCGATCATCTTGGGCATATTTTGCGTGTCACCCGTCGCCGCCCGATGATTACGCTCAAGCTCGCGCGGACGGCTGACGGCTACGCCGCCGGCGCCGCGCATGATCCGCGCCTCCATATCACCGGACCTGTCGCCGACGCCTTCACCCATGTGCAGCGATCGCTGCATGACGCGATCATGATCGGCGCCGGCACGGCGCGCGACGACGATCCGCTGATGACCGTGCGCCTGCCGGGGATGCAACAATATAAGCCGCTTCGTCTTGTCCTCGACGAGAAACTGTCGCTCTCGCCGCGATCGCGCCTGGCGTCGACGGCGCGCGAAACGCCGCTGCTCGTGATCGCCGGAGCGGCCGTCGCCGATGAAGCGGCCAAAGCGTTTGAAGACGCCACTGGCGCGGAGGTCGTCCGCGTCGCGACGCGGGACGGCGTCATCGATCTGATGAGCGCGCTCAGACTTCTCGCCGATCGCGGCGTCACCCGCGTCTTCAGCGAAGGCGGACCGCGCGTCGCCGAAAGCCTGCTCGCCGCCGAGCTTGCCGATGAAGTGATTCTGCACACGGCCGTCAAACCCTTGGGGCGGGCAGGGCGCCCGGCGCTGACTCCGGCGGCGCGCGCCGCGCTCGAAGACGACTCGCGTTACCGTTTGATCGAAACGCGCGCGCTCGGCGCCGACGCGATGACCCGTTACGCGCGGGTCGACTGA